The nucleotide window CACCTATCGGGCACTGGGAAGAGAAATTGATGACAGAAACTTCCCGTTTGCTATATCAGCATGTTTCGCATTTTGAAGATATGTTCGGTGTGCTTCGGGATGCATTTAAAACAGAGAAGGGTGACCAGGTGTTCTACGGCGGTATGATGAATTTAATGATGCAGCCGGAATTCCGGGATATTGACCGTGTTCGGATGATCTTTGACTGGCTCGATCACAGCGAGAATGTGCATACCCTGCTTTCGCGCAGCCAAGAAGGCTTGAATGTGCGAATCGGCAAAGAAAACGACATTGAAGCTTTTGCGGACTTAAGCATGATTACCGCGACGTATTCCATTGATGGAAATACAGTCGGTACGCTCGGTGTCATTGGCCCAACAAGAATGGAATACGAACGGGTGATACGTTTGATACGCCAATTTGCCACCGGATTGTCAACTTCTTTGACGAAAAAATATCGCCAAGATAGTTAGACTAAAAGAGGGAGAGGCTATCTCCCTCCTCTTATGTGCAAATAAGCAGCAAATGGAGGTGAACGACATGAGCGAAAAAGAGAATGACCGACAATCTGAAGAAGAGGTAGAAATTATCGATCCAGACTCTGAAGATATCTCTTCCTCTGCGGATGAAGATGAGGAAGTCTCGGAAACCGAAACGCAAATCGAGGCTCTGCAGGCGGAATTGGAAGAGTGGCAAAATAAAGTGAAGCGTGTCCAGGCGGATTATGATAATTTTCGCAAGCGTAGCCGTTCGGAAAAAGAAGCGGCGGAACAGTTTCGCTCCCAGCCATTAATGGAAGCACTCCTGCCCGTGCTTGACAATTTCAGCCGAGCTTTGGAATCTGAAGGTCAAAATGCTTCCGACGAGGGACTTTATAAAGGGATGGAAATGGTTTACCGCCAATTTACGGAGGCTCTGGAATCCAATGGGCTGGAAGAAATCCCGACGGAGGGCGAAACCTTTGATCCTAACGTGCACCAAGCGGTGATGCAGGTGGAGGAAGAAGGGTTTGAATCCAATCAAATTGTGGAAGAACTTCAGAAGGGTTACAAACTGAAAACACGCGTCATCCGACCGGCAATGGTAAAGGTTAACGCGTAAAATGCGTGTTCAAATGGATGGTAAAAAGAGCGTAGCGGGTTTTCGCGGAAGTGCCTATGCTAGACAGCTATTTTTCCAAGACTTTTTGAACAGCTTCTTAGATATTCAATAGAATCGCTTTACTGGACCAAGGAGGAATTATCAGAGATGAGTAAAACAATCGGAATCGACTTAGGAACAACGAATTCATGTGTAGCAGTTATGGAAGGCGGGGAGCCGGTCGTTATTTCCAACCCTGAAGGAAACCGGACGACGCCTTCGGCTGTCGCATTTAAAGATGGAGAAAGACAAGTAGGAGAGATCGCCAAGCGGCAGGCAATTACGAATGAGAATACCGTACTCTCCATTAAGCGCCATATGGGCACTGACTATACGGTCGAAATTGAAGGAAAAAAATATACGCCGCAAGAAATCTCCGCCATTCTTTTACAAAAATTAAAATCGGATGCTGAAAGCTATCTAGGGGATGATGTAACAAAAGCGGTCATTACCGTCCCTGCCTATTTCAATGATTCCCAGCGGCAAGCAACCAAAGATGCCGGTACGATTGCAGGGCTTGAAGTTGAGCGGATTGTAAACGAACCGACAGCGGCTTCCCTTGCCTACGGCCTCGAAAAAGAAGAGGATCAAACGATTCTCGTTTATGACCTTGGTGGCGGGACATTTGACGTTTCCGTTCTCGAGCTTGGCGATGGCTTTTTTGAAGTGAAGTCCACGTCCGGCGATAATGAACTCGGCGGTGATGACTTCGACCAAGTGATCATTGACTATATGGTTTCCGAGTTTAAAAAAGAAAACGGCGTGGACCTTCAACAAGACAAAATGGCGATGCAGCGGTTGAAAGACACGGCGGAAAAAGCGAAAAAAGAGCTTTCGGGTGTAACGCAAGCCCAGCTTTCTTTGCCGTTTATCACGGCAGACGCTTCAGGTCCAAAACATTTGGAGATGACAATGACGAGAGCGCAATTCGAAGAGGGTGCCTCTCAACTGGTAGAAAGAACAATGGGGCCTGCACGCCGTGCGATCCAGGATTCCGGCGTGAGCGCTTCAGATATAGATAAGGTTATTCTCGTTGGTGGCTCGACACGAATTCCGGCTGTACAAGAAGCAATTAAAGGCTTAACAGGCAAAGATCCGCATAAAGGAGTCAATCCGGATGAGGTTGTTGCGCTCGGTGCCGCGGTGCAAGCCGGTGTACTTGCCGGAGATGTCCAGGACGTTGTATTGTTGGATGTTACGCCGTTATCGCTCGGGATCGAGACAATGGGCGGCGTCTTTACGAAGCTGATTGACCGCAATACCACCATTCCGACAAGCCAGTCCCAAGTATTCTCAACCGCTGCCGATAACCAATCGTCCGTTGATATTCACGTGCTCCAAGGCGAGCGTGAAATGGCAAATGATAATAAAACCCTCGGCCGTTTCCAACTGACGGACATTCCGGCTGCGCCTCGGGGTGTTCCGCAAATTGAAGTTACGTTTGATATTGACGCGAACGGTATCGTCAATGTACGTGCGAAAGATAAAGGAACGAACAAAGAGCAATCGATTACGATTACTTCTTCTTCCGGTCTTTCCGAGGACGAAATCGATGACATGGTTAAACAGGCAGAAGAGAATTCCGAAGCTGACAAAGCGAAAAAAGAAGAAGCCGAACTTCGAAATGAAGCGGACCAACTGATTTTTACTGTTGACAAGACGATTAAAGACTTGGGAGAAAACGTAGACGAATCGGAAAAGCAAAATGCGGAAGATGCAAAAAGCAAGTTGCAGGAAGCCTTGAATGGCACGGACCTTGAAGCCATTCGCACAGCAAAAGATGAATTGGAGCAACTTGTGCATTCCCTCTCCCAGAAGATGTATGAGCAAATGGCAGAGCAAGCACAAGCCGAGCAAGGGGAGCAAGATGAAGGCCAAGGTGAATCCCAAGACGAAGATGTTGTTGACACCGACTACGAAGAAGTAGACGACGAAAACGATGATCAACAGAATAAGGCATAGCGTCAATAAGGTTTTTAAAAGTCAAAGTCAGGATTTCTTGGCTTTGGCTTTTTCACTTACTAAGCGATGTGAGAATATGGGTTGCGACTTGTAGCAAGCCGATGTAAGATAGCTTCATGCTTGAAATTGAACGGGAGTGAAATGGAGAATGAGCAAACGGGACTTCTATGAAGTGCTCGGTGTCGATCAAAATGCATCCGCGGATGAGATCAAAAAGTCGTACCGCAAATTGGCACGTAAATATCATCCAGATGTTAACAGTGAGCCCGATGCCGAAGAAAAGTTCAAGGAAGTAAAAGAGGCTTATGATACGCTAAGCGACCCGCAAAAGAAAGCGAATTACGATCAATTCGGCCACGCCGATCCGAATCAAGGGTTTGGCGGCGGTGGAGACTTTGGCGGCAGTGGCTTCGGAGATATATTCGACATGTTTTTCGGTGGCGGCGGGCGCCGTGATCCGAATGCGCCTCGCCAAGGGGCAGATTTACAATATACGATGACCTTGGAATTTAAAGAATCCATCTTTGGCAAGGACACCGAAATTGAAATTCCACGAGAAGAGACATGCCAAACGTGTAGCGGTTCAGGGGCGAAGCCGGGCACAAATCCCGACACGTGTGGGCGTTGTGGCGGCAGCGGTCAGTTGAACATTGAGCAAAACACGCCGTTCGGACGCGTCGTCAACCGTCGGGTTTGCGATCAATGCGAAGGTTCGGGTAAGATTATTAAAGAAAAATGTCGGACTTGCGCGGGTGCGGGAAAAGTAAAAAAACGGAAAAAAGTACACGTGAACATTCCCGCCGGTATCGATCATGGGCTACAATTACGTCAAGCCGGACACGGAGAAGCAGGTGTGAACGGCGGCCCTCCCGGGGATTTGTTTATCGTCATTAACGTGAAGCCGCATGAATTCTTCGAACGGGATGGCGATGATATTCGTTGCGTAATGCCGTTGACATTTTCCCAGGCAGCGCTCGGGGATGAAATTGAAGTTCCGGCATTGGAAGGAAAAGTGAAAATTAAAGTTCCTGC belongs to Salicibibacter cibi and includes:
- the grpE gene encoding nucleotide exchange factor GrpE; protein product: MEVNDMSEKENDRQSEEEVEIIDPDSEDISSSADEDEEVSETETQIEALQAELEEWQNKVKRVQADYDNFRKRSRSEKEAAEQFRSQPLMEALLPVLDNFSRALESEGQNASDEGLYKGMEMVYRQFTEALESNGLEEIPTEGETFDPNVHQAVMQVEEEGFESNQIVEELQKGYKLKTRVIRPAMVKVNA
- the dnaK gene encoding molecular chaperone DnaK, with the translated sequence MSKTIGIDLGTTNSCVAVMEGGEPVVISNPEGNRTTPSAVAFKDGERQVGEIAKRQAITNENTVLSIKRHMGTDYTVEIEGKKYTPQEISAILLQKLKSDAESYLGDDVTKAVITVPAYFNDSQRQATKDAGTIAGLEVERIVNEPTAASLAYGLEKEEDQTILVYDLGGGTFDVSVLELGDGFFEVKSTSGDNELGGDDFDQVIIDYMVSEFKKENGVDLQQDKMAMQRLKDTAEKAKKELSGVTQAQLSLPFITADASGPKHLEMTMTRAQFEEGASQLVERTMGPARRAIQDSGVSASDIDKVILVGGSTRIPAVQEAIKGLTGKDPHKGVNPDEVVALGAAVQAGVLAGDVQDVVLLDVTPLSLGIETMGGVFTKLIDRNTTIPTSQSQVFSTAADNQSSVDIHVLQGEREMANDNKTLGRFQLTDIPAAPRGVPQIEVTFDIDANGIVNVRAKDKGTNKEQSITITSSSGLSEDEIDDMVKQAEENSEADKAKKEEAELRNEADQLIFTVDKTIKDLGENVDESEKQNAEDAKSKLQEALNGTDLEAIRTAKDELEQLVHSLSQKMYEQMAEQAQAEQGEQDEGQGESQDEDVVDTDYEEVDDENDDQQNKA
- the dnaJ gene encoding molecular chaperone DnaJ, whose amino-acid sequence is MSKRDFYEVLGVDQNASADEIKKSYRKLARKYHPDVNSEPDAEEKFKEVKEAYDTLSDPQKKANYDQFGHADPNQGFGGGGDFGGSGFGDIFDMFFGGGGRRDPNAPRQGADLQYTMTLEFKESIFGKDTEIEIPREETCQTCSGSGAKPGTNPDTCGRCGGSGQLNIEQNTPFGRVVNRRVCDQCEGSGKIIKEKCRTCAGAGKVKKRKKVHVNIPAGIDHGLQLRQAGHGEAGVNGGPPGDLFIVINVKPHEFFERDGDDIRCVMPLTFSQAALGDEIEVPALEGKVKIKVPAGTQTGRSFRLRGKGSPNVHGRGTGDQIISVRLITPKKLNDRQKELLKEFAEESGEEVDEHSSNFFDKVKRAFRGD